In one window of Brassica rapa cultivar Chiifu-401-42 chromosome A07, CAAS_Brap_v3.01, whole genome shotgun sequence DNA:
- the LOC103831317 gene encoding protein BIG GRAIN 1-like E, translated as MSMKGISSAEPDKVSKRMSSHKRTDAYSGELDVFEAAVYFSGYNDFSSGDHRHTQKYSYNAAREENRRRWGILGGGRRRSLDLPMRYSEQVHHLHQDHPEKQDVTIIKERFGNVRHKQPSSPGGRIASFLNSLFHQAGSKKNKSKAKPTDREVEDEIPGGGWMRRRRRSSISHLLGSSKSNSTATTTSSSSKSLFSSSSSGFRTPPPYLNTPTKNYKQFLNFTSTTNQVEVLEEKKINKELSWLDEKLRVMENLSEKDKFWADHDGDIDDDDDDEARRIKSKGKDDDGMESDSSSDLFELQNYELSRGGLPVYETTNVANINNTHL; from the coding sequence ATGTCCATGAAAGGGATCTCATCAGCAGAACCAGATAAGGTCTCCAAGAGAATGTCTTCTCACAAGCGCACTGATGCTTATTCTGGCGAGCTCGACGTGTTCGAGGCCGCCGTATACTTCTCCGGCTACAACGACTTCTCCTCAGGTGACCATAGACACACACAAAAGTATAGCTATAACGCTGCGAGAGAGGAGAATCGAAGGAGATGGGGAATATTAGGAggagggagaagaagaagccTTGATTTACCGATGAGATATTCAGAGCAGGTGCATCATCTTCACCAAGATCATCCTGAGAAACAAGATGTTACAATAATCAAAGAGAGGTTTGGTAACGTGAGACACAAGCAACCAAGCTCGCCTGGTGGGAGAATCGCCAGCTTCTTGAACTCTTTATTTCACCAAGCGGGCTCGAAGAAGAACAAGTCAAAGGCAAAGCCAACGGACCGAGAAGTCGAAGATGAGATCCCTGGAGGTGGAtggatgaggaggaggagaagaagcagTATTAGCCATCTCTTAGGCTCAAGTAAATCTAATTCAACAGCCACAacgacatcatcatcatcaaaatcTCTGTTCTCGTCGTCAAGCTCGGGTTTCAGAACTCCTCCTCCTTATTTAAACACTCCCACCAAGAACTACAAGCAGTTCTTGAATTTCACTTCTACCACAAACCAAGTGGAAGTActggaagaaaagaaaataaacaaagagTTGTCTTGGCTTGATGAGAAACTTAGAGTGATGGAAAACCTCTCAGAGAAAGATAAGTTTTGGGCTGACCATGATGGTgatattgatgatgatgatgatgatgaggccCGGAGAATAAAGAGCAAGGGAAAGGATGATGATGGAATGGAGAGTGATTCAAGTTCTGATCTCTTTGAGTTGCAGAACTACGAGTTGTCTCGTGGAGGCTTGCCAGTTTACGAGACTACCAATGTAGCTAACATCAACAACACTCATCTATAA
- the LOC103831314 gene encoding uncharacterized protein LOC103831314 isoform X1 — translation MGKKEGFFLNRLRAHVRVQPPTTTSHHSCSQEPPNASAETKGRRIIVVVDSCSESKNALLWTLSHCAQPQDSILLLHFLKAKPSQSGALATGGEETLDKHTASKAYQKVSTLRNICELKRPEVKTEMVVVQGEEKGPTIVKEARERGASLLVLGQKKQHATWRLLMIWASQTRPLTKTDTVEYCINNAPCMAIAVRKRGKKVGGYTLTTKRHKDFWLLA, via the exons ATGGGGAAGAAAGAAGGGTTCTTTCTAAACAGATTAAGGGCTCATGTAAGAGTCCAACCACCGACGACTACTAGCCACCATAGCTGCAGCCAAGAACCACCAAATGCATCCGCAGAGACAAAAGGAAGAAGAATAATCGTTGTGGTTGATTCTTGTTCAGAGTCTAAGAATGCTTTGCTTTGGACTCTCTCCCATTGTGCTCAGCCTCAAGACTCCATCCTTCTTCTCCATTTTCTTAAAGCTAAACCTTCTCAATCAG GGGCTCTAGCCACCGGAGGAGAAGAAACTTTAGACAAACATACAGCTTCGAAAGCTTATCAAAAAGTTTCAACCTTGAGAAACATTTGTGAGCTAAAAAGACCTGAG GTGAAGACAGAGATGGTGGTTGTACAAGGTGAGGAGAAAGGTCCGACCATAGTAAAAGAGGCAAGAGAACGTGGAGCGTCCTTACTAGTTCTAGGCCAGAAGAAACAGCATGCCACTTGGCGACTACTAATGATATGGGCCTCACAGACCCGACCTTTGACCAAAACCGACACCGTAGAGTATTGCATTAACAACGCTCCTTGTATGGCTATTGCCGTTCGCAAGAGAGGCAAGAAAGTTGGTGGATACACTCTTACAACTAAGCGTCACAAAGATTTCTGGCTTCTCGCATGA
- the LOC103831314 gene encoding uncharacterized protein LOC103831314 isoform X2, with amino-acid sequence MGKKEGFFLNRLRAHVRVQPPTTTSHHSCSQEPPNASAETKGRRIIVVVDSCSESKNALLWTLSHCAQPQDSILLLHFLKAKPSQSATGGEETLDKHTASKAYQKVSTLRNICELKRPEVKTEMVVVQGEEKGPTIVKEARERGASLLVLGQKKQHATWRLLMIWASQTRPLTKTDTVEYCINNAPCMAIAVRKRGKKVGGYTLTTKRHKDFWLLA; translated from the exons ATGGGGAAGAAAGAAGGGTTCTTTCTAAACAGATTAAGGGCTCATGTAAGAGTCCAACCACCGACGACTACTAGCCACCATAGCTGCAGCCAAGAACCACCAAATGCATCCGCAGAGACAAAAGGAAGAAGAATAATCGTTGTGGTTGATTCTTGTTCAGAGTCTAAGAATGCTTTGCTTTGGACTCTCTCCCATTGTGCTCAGCCTCAAGACTCCATCCTTCTTCTCCATTTTCTTAAAGCTAAACCTTCTCAATCAG CCACCGGAGGAGAAGAAACTTTAGACAAACATACAGCTTCGAAAGCTTATCAAAAAGTTTCAACCTTGAGAAACATTTGTGAGCTAAAAAGACCTGAG GTGAAGACAGAGATGGTGGTTGTACAAGGTGAGGAGAAAGGTCCGACCATAGTAAAAGAGGCAAGAGAACGTGGAGCGTCCTTACTAGTTCTAGGCCAGAAGAAACAGCATGCCACTTGGCGACTACTAATGATATGGGCCTCACAGACCCGACCTTTGACCAAAACCGACACCGTAGAGTATTGCATTAACAACGCTCCTTGTATGGCTATTGCCGTTCGCAAGAGAGGCAAGAAAGTTGGTGGATACACTCTTACAACTAAGCGTCACAAAGATTTCTGGCTTCTCGCATGA
- the LOC103831319 gene encoding protein CRABS CLAW — translation MNLEEKPTMASRVSPQAEHLYYVRCSICNTILAVGIPMKRMLDTVTVKCGHCGNLSFLTTTPPLQGHVSLTLQMQSFGGSEYKKGSSSSSSSSTSSDQPPSPRPPFVVKPPEKKQRLPSAYNRFMRDEIQRIKSANPEIPHREAFSAAAKNWAKYIPNSPTSITSGASNIHGFGFGEKK, via the exons ATGAACCTTGAAGAGAAACCAACCATGGCTTCAAGGGTTTCACCTCAAGCCGAACATCTCTACTACGTCCGGTGCAGCATCTGCAACACCATCCTCGCG GTTGGGATACCAATGAAGAGAATGCTTGACACTGTAACGGTGAAATGTGGCCATTGTGGTAACCTCTCGTTTCTCACGACAACCCCTCCTCTGCAAGGCCATGTCAGCCTCACCCTTCAG ATGCAGAGCTTTGGTGGGAGTGAGTATAAGAAGGGaagctcttcttcctcctcctcttctacCTCCAGTGACCAGCCACCGTCTCCTAGACCACCCTTTGTCGTTAAAC CTCCTGAGAAGAAGCAGAGACTCCCATCGGCTTACAACCGCTTCATGAG ggatGAGATACAACGTATCAAGAGTGCCAATCCGGAAATACCACATCGTGAAGCTTTTAGTGCTGCTGCCAAAAAT TGGGCTAAGTACATACCCAATTCTCCTACTTCCATTACTTCCGGAGCCAGCAACATCCAT GGTTTTGGATTTGGTGAGAAGAAGTGA
- the LOC103831315 gene encoding LOW QUALITY PROTEIN: probable E3 ubiquitin-protein ligase RHB1A (The sequence of the model RefSeq protein was modified relative to this genomic sequence to represent the inferred CDS: inserted 1 base in 1 codon): protein MSQKYAQKSPRYLVPLQRIFKVYCFFSCLIDSFSFGSSVFLHCPVSSLLSCAIFKYNPKSLFLLSVTSIGSMGVLLCCLRVPEQDGESRNVLRTSAFSYPISNNFPLKHEQLSQNLEKGKXEEDDVCSTCFHEYNEDNPKIVLQCGHIFHLACIYEWMERSTACPFCSKTMLFLESEITEQLE from the exons ATGTCACAAAAATATGCACAAAAATCTCCACGATACCTTGTGCCTCTGCAAAGAATCTTCAAAGTTTATTGCTTTTTCTCATGCTTAATTGATTCTTTTTCCTTCGGCTCCTCTGTTTTTCTCCATTGCCCTGTCTCTTCACTGCTTTCTTGCGCGATCTTTAAGTATAACCCTAaatctttgtttttattatcGGTGACCTCCATTGGTTCAATGGGTGTATTACTTTGCTGTCTTCGAGTTCCGGAGCAAGATGGTGAATCTCGTAACGTCCTCAGAACCAGTGCCTTTAGCTACCCAATAAGCAATAACTTCCCCCTCAAG CACGAGCAATTATCTCAAAACCTGGAAAAAGGGA TCGAAGAAGATGACGTTTGTTCCACATGTTTCCATG AGTACAATGAGGATAATCCGAAGATAGTTCTGCAATGTGGACATATCTTTCACCTTGCCTGCATCTATGAATGGATGGAGAGAAGTACAGCTTGTCCCTTCTGTTCCAAG ACAATGCTTTTCTTGGAGAGTGAAATTACAGAGCAGCTGGAATAA
- the LOC103831311 gene encoding ACT domain-containing protein ACR4 isoform X1 — MDVSMSFSQDMDDEYEKLIRRMNPPRVVIDNDSCKEATVIRVDSANEYGILLEVVQILTDLDLTITKAYISSDGGWFMDVFNVTDQDGNKVTDEVVLDYIQKSLGPEACFSTSLRSVGVIPSTDSTVIELTGCDRPGLLSELTAVLTHLKCSVLNAEVWTHNTRAAAVMEVTDDLTGSAVSDPERLSRIKSLLRNVLKGSNTPKEAKTVVSLGEVHTDRRLHQMMFEDRDYENLDDESSNVQDERQRPDVCVDNWLDKDYSVVTVRCKDRPKLLFDTVCTLTDMQYVVFHGSVDTEGTEAYQEYYVRHIDGSPVKSEAEKQRVIQCLEAAIKRRVSEGLKLELCTTDRVGLLSNVTRIFRENSLTVTRAEVKTKGGKAVNTFYVSDASGYSIDAKTIDSIRQTIGKTILKVKNKPKEQQQREKPPSQESPTRFLFGGLFKSKSFVNFGLVRSYS; from the exons ATGTTAGCATGAGTTTTTCACAAGATATGGATGATGAGTATGAGAAGCTCATTAGAAGAATGAACCCACCCAG ggTTGTTATTGATAATGACTCTTGCAAGGAGGCAACTGTGATAAGG GTGGATAGTGCAAATGAATATGGGATTCTACTTGAAGTTGTGCAAATCCTCACTGATCTTGACCTCACTATCACTAAAGCTTACATATCCTCTGATGGTGGTTGGTTCATGGATG TATTTAATGTCACTGACCAAGATGGGAACAAAGTCACTGATGAAGTTGTTCTTGACTATATCCAAAAA TCTCTTGGGCCTGAAGCTTGTTTCTCCACTTCCTTGAGATCTGTTGGTGTCATACCATCAACAGACAGCACAGTTATCGAGTTAACCGGTTGTGACAGACCAGGTTTGCTGTCTGAACTGACAGCAGTTCTGACCCACCTCAAATGCAGTGTCCTAAACGCCGAGGTCTGGACACACAACACAAGAGCAGCTGCTGTGATGGAGGTGACAGATGACTTAACCGGTTCCGCCGTTTCTGATCCAGAGAGGCTCTCACGGATCAAGAGCCTTCTCAGGAATGTGCTCAAGGGAAGCAACACACCCAAGGAAGCCAAAACGGTTGTGTCTCTCGGGGAGGTCCACACTGATAGGAGGCTTCATCAGATGATGTTTGAGGATAGAGACTATGAGAACCTGGACGATGAATCCTCCAACGTCCAAGATGAAAGGCAAAGGCCAGATGTTTGTGTTGATAATTGGCTTGATAAGGACTACTCTGTGGTCACGGTTAGGTGTAAAGACAGACCAAAGCTTCTGTTCGACACTGTCTGCACTTTGACTGATATGCAGTATGTTGTTTTCCATGGAAGCGTTGATACTGAAGGCACAGAGGCATATCAGGAGTATTATGTGAGACATATAGATGGGTCTCCTGTAAAGTCAGAGGCAGAGAAGCAAAGAGTCATACAATGTCTTGAAGCAGCTATCAAAAGAAGAGTCTCTGAG GGATTGAAGTTGGAGCTGTGCACTACAGATAGAGTAGGCTTGTTGTCAAATGTGACTAGAATTTTCCGTGAAAACAGTCTAACGGTCACGAGAGCTGAAGTGAAAACCAAAGGAGGCAAAGCTGTGAACACGTTCTATGTCAGCGATGCGTCTGGCTACTCAATTGATGCCAAGACCATAGATTCCATAAGACAAACCATAGGCAAAACTATCCTCAAAGTTAAGAACAAGCCTaaagaacaacaacaaagagAGAAACCTCCTTCCCAAGAATCACCGACAAGGTTTCTCTTTGGGGGTCTCTTCAAGTCTAAATCTTTCGTCAACTTTGGCTTGGTTCGGTCCTACTCTTGA
- the LOC103831311 gene encoding ACT domain-containing protein ACR4 isoform X2 — protein sequence MSFSQDMDDEYEKLIRRMNPPRVVIDNDSCKEATVIRVDSANEYGILLEVVQILTDLDLTITKAYISSDGGWFMDVFNVTDQDGNKVTDEVVLDYIQKSLGPEACFSTSLRSVGVIPSTDSTVIELTGCDRPGLLSELTAVLTHLKCSVLNAEVWTHNTRAAAVMEVTDDLTGSAVSDPERLSRIKSLLRNVLKGSNTPKEAKTVVSLGEVHTDRRLHQMMFEDRDYENLDDESSNVQDERQRPDVCVDNWLDKDYSVVTVRCKDRPKLLFDTVCTLTDMQYVVFHGSVDTEGTEAYQEYYVRHIDGSPVKSEAEKQRVIQCLEAAIKRRVSEGLKLELCTTDRVGLLSNVTRIFRENSLTVTRAEVKTKGGKAVNTFYVSDASGYSIDAKTIDSIRQTIGKTILKVKNKPKEQQQREKPPSQESPTRFLFGGLFKSKSFVNFGLVRSYS from the exons ATGAGTTTTTCACAAGATATGGATGATGAGTATGAGAAGCTCATTAGAAGAATGAACCCACCCAG ggTTGTTATTGATAATGACTCTTGCAAGGAGGCAACTGTGATAAGG GTGGATAGTGCAAATGAATATGGGATTCTACTTGAAGTTGTGCAAATCCTCACTGATCTTGACCTCACTATCACTAAAGCTTACATATCCTCTGATGGTGGTTGGTTCATGGATG TATTTAATGTCACTGACCAAGATGGGAACAAAGTCACTGATGAAGTTGTTCTTGACTATATCCAAAAA TCTCTTGGGCCTGAAGCTTGTTTCTCCACTTCCTTGAGATCTGTTGGTGTCATACCATCAACAGACAGCACAGTTATCGAGTTAACCGGTTGTGACAGACCAGGTTTGCTGTCTGAACTGACAGCAGTTCTGACCCACCTCAAATGCAGTGTCCTAAACGCCGAGGTCTGGACACACAACACAAGAGCAGCTGCTGTGATGGAGGTGACAGATGACTTAACCGGTTCCGCCGTTTCTGATCCAGAGAGGCTCTCACGGATCAAGAGCCTTCTCAGGAATGTGCTCAAGGGAAGCAACACACCCAAGGAAGCCAAAACGGTTGTGTCTCTCGGGGAGGTCCACACTGATAGGAGGCTTCATCAGATGATGTTTGAGGATAGAGACTATGAGAACCTGGACGATGAATCCTCCAACGTCCAAGATGAAAGGCAAAGGCCAGATGTTTGTGTTGATAATTGGCTTGATAAGGACTACTCTGTGGTCACGGTTAGGTGTAAAGACAGACCAAAGCTTCTGTTCGACACTGTCTGCACTTTGACTGATATGCAGTATGTTGTTTTCCATGGAAGCGTTGATACTGAAGGCACAGAGGCATATCAGGAGTATTATGTGAGACATATAGATGGGTCTCCTGTAAAGTCAGAGGCAGAGAAGCAAAGAGTCATACAATGTCTTGAAGCAGCTATCAAAAGAAGAGTCTCTGAG GGATTGAAGTTGGAGCTGTGCACTACAGATAGAGTAGGCTTGTTGTCAAATGTGACTAGAATTTTCCGTGAAAACAGTCTAACGGTCACGAGAGCTGAAGTGAAAACCAAAGGAGGCAAAGCTGTGAACACGTTCTATGTCAGCGATGCGTCTGGCTACTCAATTGATGCCAAGACCATAGATTCCATAAGACAAACCATAGGCAAAACTATCCTCAAAGTTAAGAACAAGCCTaaagaacaacaacaaagagAGAAACCTCCTTCCCAAGAATCACCGACAAGGTTTCTCTTTGGGGGTCTCTTCAAGTCTAAATCTTTCGTCAACTTTGGCTTGGTTCGGTCCTACTCTTGA
- the LOC103831316 gene encoding floral homeotic protein APETALA 1 translates to MGRGRVQLKRIENKINRQVTFSKRRAGLFKKAHEISVLCDAEVALVVFSHKGKLFEYSTDSCMEKILERYERYSYAERQLIAPESDVNTNWSMEYNRLKAKIELLERNQRHYLGEDLQAMSPKELQNLEQQLDTALKHIRSRKNQLMYDSVNELQRKEKAIQEQNSMLSKQIKEREKVLRAQQEQWDQQNHGQNMPPPPPPQEHQIQHPYMLSHQPSPFLNMGGLYEEEDPMAMRRNDLDLSLEPVYNCNLGCFAS, encoded by the exons ATGGGGAGGGGTAGGGTTCAATTGAAGAGGATAGAGAACAAGATCAATAGACAAGTGACGTTCTCCAAAAGAAGAGCTGGTCTTTTCAAGAAAGCTCATGAGATATCTGTTCTCTGTGATGCTGAAGTTGCCCTTGTTGTCTTCTCCCATAAGGGGAAACTCTTTGAGTACTCCACTGATTCTTG CATGGAGAAGATACTTGAACGCTATGAGAGGTACTCTTACGCCGAGAGACAGCTTATTGCACCCGAGTCTGACGTCAAT ACGAACTGGTCGATGGAGTATAACAGGCTTAAGGCTAAGATTGAGCTTTTGGAGAGAAACcagag GCACTATCTTGGGGAAGACTTGCAAGCAATGAGCCCTAAAGAGCTTCAGAATCTGGAGCAGCAGCTTGACACTGCTCTTAAGCACATCCGATCTAGAAAA AACCAACTTATGTACGACTCCGTCAATGAACTCCAAAGAAAG GAGAAGGCGATACAGGAACAAAACAGCATGCTTTCCAAACAG ATCAAGGAGAGGGAAAAGGTTCTTAGGGCACAGCAAGAGCAATGGGACCAGCAGAACCATGGCCAAAATATGCCTCCACCTCCGCCCCCGCAGGAGCATCAAATCCAGCATCCATACATGCTCTCTCATCAGCCATCTCCTTTTCTCAACATGGG TGGCCtgtatgaagaagaagatccaATGGCTATGAGGAGAAACGACCTTGATTTGTCTCTTGAACCCGTGTACAACTGCAACCTTGGCTGCTTTGCCTCATGA
- the LOC103831318 gene encoding squamosa promoter-binding-like protein 6, with amino-acid sequence MDSWSYGTSFLPSDSFPENPRSVAQGLSNEFDKVDDRIDFKVRSFMDYGNYDGNTSSRAKKPRASSRSPLCQVHGCNMDLSSSKDYHKRHRVCEAHSKTSVVIVNGVEQRFCQQCSRFHFLSEFDNGKRSCRRRLAGHNERRRKPSFYFRHKLLPQGTNSLAGNKVHGRLVSFKDEPMFPAENMSFYSPEAAASGVSSIWDLHEAGPPRSTCACSLLSAQSQQCLSETNPNKSFSITQPNQTLNHSTIGYHQMLPPPLRTISSSTVDLQQLSSHLQRIEQQQRSFTNDDVKQEYNNELYFP; translated from the coding sequence ATGGATTCTTGGAGCTATGGAACCTCCTTTCTTCCTTCTGATTCCTTTCCTGAGAATCCAAGATCCGTGGCTCAGGGACTCTCTAATGAATTTGACAAGGTTGATGATAGGATAGATTTCAAAGTTAGGAGTTTTATGGATTACGGGAACTATGATGGTAATACTTCCTCTAGAGCTAAAAAGCCTCGAGCTTCTTCAAGGTCTCCCTTGTGTCAAGTCCATGGGTGCAACATGGATCTCAGCTCTTCGAAAGATTACCACAAAAGGCATAGAGTTTGCGAGGCTCACTCAAAGACTTCTGTGGTTATCGTTAACGGTGTTGAACAGAGGTTTTGCCAACAGTGCAGCAGGTTTCATTTCCTCTCGGAGTTTGATAATGGGAAAAGAAGTTGCAGAAGACGATTAGCTGGTCACAATGAGAGAAGAAGGAAGCCTTCTTTCTATTTTCGGCATAAGCTTCTTCCTCAAGGTACAAACTCTCTGGCAGGTAACAAGGTTCATGGTAGGCTCGTGAGTTTCAAAGATGAACCTATGTTTCCTGCGGAAAACATGAGTTTTTATTCACCGGAAGCAGCAGCTTCTGGTGTATCTTCGATTTGGGACTTGCATGAGGCTGGGCCGCCACGTTCTACTTGTGCTTGCTCTCTTCTGTCAGCTCAGTCCCAACAATGCTTGTCTGAAACTAATCCAAACAAAAGTTTCTCAATCACTCAACCAAACCAAACTCTCAATCACTCAACAATAGGCTATCATCAGATGCTACCACCACCATTGAGGACTATTTCATCATCCACAGTTGATCTACAGCAACTGTCATCGCATCTTCAGAGAATCGAGCAACAACAGAGGAGTTTTACTAATGATGATGTGAAGCAGGAGTATAATAATGAGCTTTATTTCCCCTAG
- the LOC103831313 gene encoding J domain-containing protein required for chloroplast accumulation response 1, translating into MGEQRQLRSRFCNRMSTKRCSANGIMNEFIVVDDDEVIILDFPESSKKGKAPETSRARGEPVLQRVISIDDDDEDDDDTENVHKDGSSSSRMHTSVEVDGDDDDCQFVQEKCASFRFTKCNQATMPSSGTRFGLDSDSESDLSESDCSDCEILEGSQGEVREQWEKAFLEKMKKAGKAGLSEEAGPSNLHCDTSFRPGFESRTEQHEQTPSFFTARNARRGKRTSSAFFGTEKSGKAGLSEEAGPSNFRPGCESGTYQHDQTASFFSAKNFDGGKGTSSTFFGTEESGKAGLSGLHCESRTEQHDQATSFFTARNPDGRKETSSKTSLFAEPSSLSPGIQVEHERSKSPTTYSTSSKEQRKQNSVKEAEEQPDTEPVQCETSQWPGESQTKKAAKENQKKKAAEHSYTKEVVQEEDASKSSPLHTSDGDSDTPPVLGVSNGARCERGIGESREPITDPIPSTSEQVEGLQGTAPEVDVMLNREMLKETDEYKKAQKEEWESRQRQLHLQAEEAQRQRKRRKLANTRQLEMERRQKERVEEVRETQKKEEESMNMKEKVRAEITKTLKVLELGCFNMAALLRGLGIPVKGGISPPPQEVHAAYKRAVLKFHPDRASGGDIKQQVEAEETFKLIARMKDKFLS; encoded by the exons ATGGGAGAGCAACGTCAGCTTAGATCACGTTTTTGTAATAGAATGTCTACCAAAAGATGCAGTGCTAATGGCATAATGAACGAGTTTATTGTTGTAGACGATGATGAGGTCATCATTCTTGATTTTCCTGAGTCATCCAAAAAAGGCAAAGCCCCGGAGACATCAAGAGCCAGGGGTGAGCCAGTTTTGCAGAGAGTGATTAGCattgacgatgatgatgaggatgatgatgatacaGAGAATGTTCACAAAGATGGGAGTAGTTCAAGCCGTATGCACACATCTGTAGAAGtggatggtgatgatgatgattgccAGTTCGTTCAAGAAAAGTGTGCTTCGTTTAGATTTACGAAGTGCAACCAGGCGACTATGCCCTCTTCTGGAACTCGATTTGGGTTAGACTCTGATTCTGAAAGTGATTTGTCTGAGAGCGACTGTTCTGATTGTGAGATTTTAGAAGGTTCTCAGGGAGAGGTTCGCGAGCAGTGGGAGAAAGCTTTCTTGGAAAAAATGAAGAAAGCAGGTAAAGCTGGTCTGAGTGAGGAGGCTGGTCCTTCTAATCTCCACTGTGACACTAGCTTCAGGCCTGGTTTCGAGAGTAGAACTGAACAACATGAACAAACCCCTTCCTTCTTTACCGCAAGAAATGCACGTAGGGGTAAGAGAACCTCTTCAGCTTTCTTTGGAACCGAGAAATCAGGTAAAGCTGGTCTGAGCGAGGAGGCTGGTCCTTCAAATTTCAGGCCTGGTTGTGAGAGTGGAACTTATCAACATGATCAAACAGCTTCCTTCTTttctgcaaaaaactttgatggCGGTAAAGGAACCTCTTCAACTTTCTTTGGAACCGAGGAATCAGGTAAAGCTGGTCTTTCAGGTCTCCACTGTGAAAGTAGAACTGAACAACATGATCAAGCAACTTCTTTCTTTACTGCAAGAAATCCAGATGGTCGGAAAGAAACCTCTTCTAAGACTTCTTTATTTGCCGAGCCTTCTTCACTGTCACCCGGAATACAAGTTGAGCATGAAAGGTCAAAATCACCTACAACTTATTCTACATCGTCAAAAgaacagagaaaacaaaatagTGTCAAAGAAGCCGAGGAACAGCCAGACACAGAGCCAGTTCAGTGTGAAACTTCACAGTGGCCTGGAGAGAGTCAAACGAAAAAGGCGGCTAAAGAGAATCAGAAGAAAAAGGCAGCAGAACATTCTTATACCAAGGAAGTTGTACAAGAAGAAGACGCCTCAAAATCGTCTCCGCTACACACTTCTGATGGGGATAGTGATACGCCGCCTGTTCTTGGGGTAAGTAATGGAGCCAGATGTGAGCGTGGGATAGGTGAATCAAGGGAACCGATTACTGATCCTATTCCATCTACTAGTGAACAAGTGGAAGGTCTTCAAGGTACAGCTCCTGAAGTCGATGTCATGCTTAACAGAGAAATGTTGAAAGAGACAGATGAATACAAGAAAGCACAAAAAGAAGAATGGGAATCAAGGCAACGGCAGTTACACCTCCAG GCAGAAGAAGCTCAGAGGCAACGTAAGAGAAGAAAGTTAGCGAACACGCGGCAGTTGGAGATGGAAAGAAGGCAAAAGGAGAGGGTAGAGGAAGTGAGAGAGACACAGAAGAAG GAGGAAGAAAGCATGAACATGAAGGAGAAAGTCCGCGCAGAAATAACCAAAACGCTTAAAGTTCTTGAACTCGGATGCTTCAACATGGCAGCTTTGCTTCGAGGCTTAGGGATTCCGGTTAAGGGTGGAATATCTCCTCCACCACAAGAG gtACACGCAGCTTACAAACGTGCAGTTCTGAAGTTTCATCCGGACAGAGCGTCAGGAGGTGACATCAAACAGCAGGTCGAAGCAGAAGAAACATTCAAGCTTATTGCTCGGATGAAGGACAAATTTTTATCATAA
- the LOC103831312 gene encoding uncharacterized protein LOC103831312 gives MEESGRKGDPFPGFEMSFHKDDSIFRRSQSCRRLQRRAPCPLSLPPRPPPSAEAPSSATGVSTSAFCQNGTDPIPLLSPLVLPSMLQPNPSTTSH, from the coding sequence ATGGAGGAATCAGGGCGTAAAGGAGATCCGTTTCCAGGTTTTGAGATGAGTTTTCACAAAGACGACTCCATTTTCCGGCGATCTCAAAGCTGCCGGCGGCTTCAGAGAAGAGCTCCATGTCCTCTCTCATTACCACCAAGACCTCCTCCTTCCGCAGAAGCTCCATCTTCTGCGACCGGCGTCTCCACTTCTGCGTTCTGTCAGAACGGCACAGATCCAATCCCTCTACTGTCTCCTCTCGTCCTTCCTTCAATGCTTCAACCTAATCCCTCCACGACCTCCCACTGA